The Clostridium butyricum genome contains the following window.
AGTTGATGTTTCACGTGAAACATTTAATAGTAACGACGTCGTTACAAAATATTTGGAGGTATTTATATGAGAGTTAATATTTCAATCCCAGATGAGGTTAAACAATTTTTTGAAGATTATAGTAAAAAAACAGGAGTTCCACAAAGTTCACTTATGGCTTTAGCTCTTTCTGAGTATAAAGATAAGATAGAAAGGAGTTTATCTAATGACAAATAATGAGATTATTGATGCTAATAAGCTTAGTCAGTTAACTAGTTCTATAGGTTCTATTAAATTAGAAATGAGAACATGTGCTATGTCTTTTTTTCGCATAGGAGAAAAACTCTTTAATATTCAAGAAAGTGAAGTTTATAAGATTAAAGGATATAAAAGTTTCGTTTCTTTTTGCAAAGGTGAGTTTGGAATTTCTAAAGTTCAATCTTATCGTTTTGTTGGTATTTATAAAAAATTTAGTTCTGAAAGATACTCTAGTTTTACTTATTCACAATTGATAGAAATGCTTTCTCTTAAAGATTCTGATATAGATAAAGTTAATCCAGGTATGACTGTTAAGGAAATACGAACATTAAAAAAAGATTTAAAAGAATCTAAAGAAAAAGAAGATATTCAATTTGGAGAACAAACTGTTGTTGACATTCAAGAAAGTGAAGTTGTTGAAGTTCCTGAAAAAACTGATAAAGAAATTATAGAAGAAAAAAATCTCAGAATTTCAAATCAAGAACTTTTAATACAAAGATTATATGAGCGATTAAGAATTGAGAGTAAAGAGAAAGATAAAAAAATAGAAAAATTATCTGAAGAACTTAAAGAAACTCTAAATGAACTGAAAGCTCTTAAAGAGAAGAAAAACAGAGAAATACATAAGCTAAGAACTAAGCTTAAAGAACAAAGTAATAATTAAAGATTACAACTCTTCTTTCCCTAAAAGATTACACTTTGGCAGACCTTGTGTCGGCAATGCTTATGCTTATAAGTTAACGAATAGTGGAATATATGTTGTTAGTGGTACGGGCATCGCAGATAGTAGCGTAGCGTGCCATTAACTTTTTAAAATTTTCTTTCTATCTTGATATATTAGAAATAAGTTAACCCATAAAAAAAATTTACTTTAGAAAAGTGGTGATAATTTGAGTTTAAAGGATTCTTTGAAAAAAGCTGAAATAGATAAAGATTTATTAAAAGATATTATTAATAATATTGAATATAATAAGACAATAATTAAATATTATGAACGTTTTTCTAAGGAGTCAAGTATAGTATTTAAAAATACTATATTAGAAAATAAAAGAGATTCTATTTCTTTCTGTAATAAATATTGGCTTTTAGATAAATACGAAAAGCATAAGATAAAAGATTTTAAGAAGACTAATTTATGTCATGATAAATTTTGTAGTAATTGCAAAAAGGTTAAACAAGCTTCCAGAATGGCAAAATATATCCCGCAACTTGAACAGTATAAAGGTCAGTTGTATCATTTAACTTTAACATTACCTAATTGTTCTGGAAATGATTTAAGGTTAACTATAAAACATATGTCTAAATGTTTTTTAAGACTTGTACAGTTTTTAGATGGTAGGAAGAAGATACGTGGTATAAATTTTGGTCAAGCTTTTCAAGGAGCAATAAGGTCTTTAGAAGTTACGTTTAAAAATGATAACTATCATCCACATTATCACGTTGCATTAGTATTGAATAATTTTAAAATGACTGATAAAAAGTATAAGAATAAATATTCTTATAATAATAAACATGGTATTAAAGAGTTGACTAGGCTTTTTTCAGCAGAAGAAATTTTAATTCAAAAGATATGGTATTTATTAATAAATAATATAACTGTTACTAGACAAAACATTGAAGCTCTTAAAGATGGATATTCTTGTTGCATGGAAAAATTTTCAGAAAATGATTATGCAGAGCTTTTTAAATATATGACAAAGGTTACTGGTGAAGATGGTTTTACATTAACTTATGAAAATTTTGTTGCTTTATATTATGGACTTTATAGAATTAAACAGATTCAAGGATATGGAGTTTTGTATAATATAACTGATGATGGAGATTTAGAAAAATTAGAAGAAGAGTATGAAAATTACATTGAACAGTTAAAACAAAAAGAAAGCCCAGTGGCAAGTTATGAAGCTCCACAGGACTTAATAAAAGATACTGAATACATGTTAATTTCTCGAAAGTCATTTTTCAAGTATCTCAATGAATAATTTT
Protein-coding sequences here:
- a CDS encoding ribbon-helix-helix domain-containing protein, which gives rise to MRVNISIPDEVKQFFEDYSKKTGVPQSSLMALALSEYKDKIERSLSNDK
- a CDS encoding protein rep, with product MSLKDSLKKAEIDKDLLKDIINNIEYNKTIIKYYERFSKESSIVFKNTILENKRDSISFCNKYWLLDKYEKHKIKDFKKTNLCHDKFCSNCKKVKQASRMAKYIPQLEQYKGQLYHLTLTLPNCSGNDLRLTIKHMSKCFLRLVQFLDGRKKIRGINFGQAFQGAIRSLEVTFKNDNYHPHYHVALVLNNFKMTDKKYKNKYSYNNKHGIKELTRLFSAEEILIQKIWYLLINNITVTRQNIEALKDGYSCCMEKFSENDYAELFKYMTKVTGEDGFTLTYENFVALYYGLYRIKQIQGYGVLYNITDDGDLEKLEEEYENYIEQLKQKESPVASYEAPQDLIKDTEYMLISRKSFFKYLNE